From Channa argus isolate prfri chromosome 18, Channa argus male v1.0, whole genome shotgun sequence, the proteins below share one genomic window:
- the LOC137103630 gene encoding plancitoxin-1-like, translating into MWRLVLTVTLLCCGSEASVTCRDENNGEVDWFILYKVPTQARKLTGLEYLYIDSSRELTFPHINAPDGVLANTLRPLFSPVRSMPPNFGFINYNDQPPGSQAHHTFGHSKGVVMVEKDGTGVWLLHSTPQFPFRRDQNMFWPNSGNKNAQTFICVTFPYNQFVQIGTHLRDIRAFPFDYDVPLDFDDALQQVVNWEQKTPPPPPPPKFNELTARGGWKFYSIAKSTKDVENSVEGDLYITIAQKIQSDLKVQTWGCQKDRAKSYCGGGHTVYNIDSIKTKLGNWNPKSDHSKWCVSTDQNKPLTCIADVNRAESQSERRGGALCMKDDRITMIFQSFIKSTEGCSGPVEMDFECDSDTEAE; encoded by the exons ATGTGGAGGTTGGTCCTGACTGTCACTCTGCTCTGTTGCGGCTCTGAGGCCTCAGTGACCTGCAGAGACGAGAACAACGGTGAAGTGGACTG GTTCATCCTTTACAAAGTGCCCACACAAGCTAGGAAGCTTACTGGTTTGGAATATCTTTACATTGATTCCAGCAGGGAACTGACCTTCCCCCACATCAACGCTCCTGATGGCGTCCTGGCGAACACTTTACGGCCACTCTTTTCCCCAGTGAGAAGTATG CCACCAAACTTTGGATTCATTAACTACAATGACCAACCTCCAGGAAGTCAAGCTCATCACACGTTTGGCCACAGTAAAG GAGTTGTGATGGTGGAGAAGGATGGCACTGGAGTCTGGCTCCTACACAGCACACCGCAGTTTCCCTTCAGAAGAGACCAGAATATGTTCTGGCCCAACAGTGGGAACAAAAACGCTCAGACGTTCATCTGCGTAACATTTCCCTACAATCAGTTTGTACAAATAG GTACACACCTGAGGGACATCAGAGCTTTCCCATTTGACTATGATGTTCCACTGGACTTTGATGATGCACTTCAACAGGTTGTAAACTGGGAACAAAAAACaccacccccacctccaccgCCCAAATTCAATGAGCTGACAGCAAGAGGAGGTTGGAAGTTTTATAGCATTGCTAAAAGCACAAAAGATGTAGAAA ATTCTGTTGAGGGGGATCTTTACATCACTATTGCACAGAAAATCCAGAGTGATCTGAAAGTCCAGACCTGGGGCTGCCAGAAGGACCGTGCCAAGTCGTACTGTGGAGGTGGACATACTGTCTACAACATTGACTCTATAAAGACCAAATTAGGCAACTGGAACCCTAAAAGTGATCATTCTAAATGGTGTGTGAGTACAGATCAAAACAAACCTTTGACCTGTATCGCTGATGTAAACAGAGCTGAGTCCCAGTCAGAGCGGCGTGGGGGGGCACTGTGCATGAAAGATGATCGTATAACAATGATATTCCAGAGCTTTATAAAAAGCACAGAGGGCTGTTCAGGTCCAGTAGAGATGGACTTTGAATGTGACTCGGACACTGAGGCTGAATGA
- the LOC137103631 gene encoding uncharacterized protein → MFPKNFMKNTKYEDIISRSVRLPSGSPVVYQLTPKKKKFGTLTRMTVGERNVSKKNKTILLVGETGAGKSTLVNTLFNYTMGVKWKDKIWFEIVEEEDKKKQRDSQTLDVIVYEIFEFKENTLPFSLTIIDTPGYGDTRGTEHDKRVSQILLDLFHSEDKINAVGLVMKASENRLTDRLKNIFDSVVSLFGKDLEENIVALITHSDGTTPINVLKALDASKIKFPKNEKNQPIHFLFNNCQNSERTEETKVGLKNGWIVTANGMAEFTEYLETSTPQKLMTTVEVLKTRVRLTACIQNLQDRIKLIDGKQTEIQQIQEVLKNYEQEMKKNEKFTVEVDEVYKEKEDIKGGMWLVFYEGAVCCKVCEENCHYPGCTKAWYPEHCEVINNGLCTVCTNKCPASDHVKDKWRFVTKTRKVQKTEDEMKEKYEKNKSESEKTGTLLENLEKEMKELTAEKNQLLEDSYKDVVKLEDIALNVESLSTYINLDFLIEKMKEKGDTGKVQKLEEMRRRVDEGKGAGL, encoded by the exons AT GTTCCCCAAAAATTTCATGAAGAACACAAAATATGAGGACATCATCTCTAGAAGTGTTCGGCTCCCTTCAGGATCTCCCGTTGTCTACCAGCTGACaccgaagaagaagaagtttggGACCTTGACAAGAATGACTGTTGGTGAAAGAAATGTgagcaagaaaaataaaaccatcttACTTGTGGGTGAAACAGGAGCAGGAAAATCTACTCTGGTCAACACTTTGTTCAACTACACCATGGGAGTGAAGTGGAAAGACAAAATCTGGTTTGAGATcgtggaggaggaggataaGAAGAAACAGCGAGACAGTCAGACATTAGATGTGATCGTGTACGAGATCTttgaatttaaagaaaatactctgcctttctctctgaCCATCATCGATACTCCTGGATATGGAGACACCAGAGGCACAGAACATGACAAAAGGGTCAGTCAGATATTACTGGACTTGTTTCACTCAGAGGACAAAATTAATGCAGTGGGTCTGGTGATGAAGGCGAGTGAGAATCGACTGACCGACCGACTGAAAAACATCTTTGATTCAGTGGTGTCTCTGTTTGGAAAAGACCTGGAGGAGAACATCGTAGCTCTAATCACACATTCAGATGGAACAACACCAATCAATGTTCTAAAAGCTCTTGATGCCTCAAAGATTAAATTTCCCAAAAACGAGAAGAATCAACccattcacttcctgtttaacaACTGTCAGAACTCGGAGAGAACAGAGGAAACTAAGGTTGGTTTGAAGAATGGATGGATAGTAACAGCAAATGGAATGGCTGAATTTACAGAATATCTGGAAACATCTACACCTCAAAAACTGATGACAACAGTTGAAGTGTTGAAGACACGTGTCAGACTGACGGCCTGCATCCAAAACCTGCAAGACAGAATCAAGCTGATTGACGGGAAACAGACCGAGATCCAACAAATCCAGGAAGTTCTGAAAAATTATGAACAAGAGATGAAGAAGAATGAAAAGTTCACGGTAGAGGTTGATGAGGtttacaaagagaaagaagacatCAAAGGTGGGATGTGGTTGGTGTTTTATGAAGGAGCCGTCTGCTGTAAAGTCTGTGAGGAGAACTGTCACTATCCTGGATGTACAAAGGCCTGGTATCCTGAACACTGTGAGGTCATTAACAATGGCCTCTGCACTGTCTGTACCAACAAGTGTCCTGCGTCAGATCATGTGAAAGACAAGTGGAGGTTTGTGACCAAGACCAGGAAGGTTCAGAAGACTGAAGATGAAATGAAAGAGAAGTATGAAAAGAACAAGTCAGAGAGCGAGAAGACGGGAACTCTGCTGGAAAATctagaaaaggaaatgaaagagcTGACAGCAGAGAAGAATCAGCTGCTGGAAGATTCGTACAAAGATGTTGTTAAACTAGAGGACATCGCCCTGAATGTTGAGTCACTGTCCACTTATATCAACCTGGACTTCCTGATTGAGAAAATGAAGGAGAAAGGAGACACAGGAAAGGTCCAGAAACTGGAGGAGATGAGAAGGCGGGTGGATGAAGGAAAAGGAGCAGGACTGTGA
- the LOC137103628 gene encoding ladderlectin-like, with amino-acid sequence MASGLHLIVVLCVTIGLWTGANATCVRVGEPWSRFGNRLYQFYNIPMEWSDAERFCTNLDANLASIRTPDVYNFIRGLVVRATGRNTETWVGGTDASKERVWLWSSGARFTFSRWGPGEPNNLGGRENCMHINLRGQDFVNDANCDLRMPFVCAKRNLNL; translated from the exons ATGGCATCAGGTCTTCATCTCATCGTGGTCCTCTGTGTGACCATTGGTCTGTGGACTGGagcaaat GCTACATGTGTCAGAGTTGGAG AACCTTGGTCCAGGTTTGGCAATCGCCTTTACCAGTTCTACAACATTCCGATGGAATGGTCTGATGCTGAG CGCTTTTGCACTAATCTTGATGCAAATCTGGCCTCAATCCGGACTCCTGATGTGTACAACTTCATCAGGGGGTTGGTTGTCAGAGCAACAGGAAGAAACACAGAGACTTGGGTTGGAGGCACTGATGCATCCAAG GAGCGTGTGTGGCTGTGGAGTTCTGGTGCAAGGTTTACCTTCAGTAGATGGGGCCCAGGAGAGCCTAACAACTTAGGAGGACGTGAAAACTGCATGCACATAAACCTCAGAG GACAAGATTTTGTCAATGATGCAAACTGTGACCTGAGGATGCCATTTGTTTGTGCCAAAAGAAATCTCAACCTCTAG